A single region of the Dehalococcoidia bacterium genome encodes:
- the recA gene encoding recombinase RecA, whose protein sequence is MSTDKAKSLELAISQVEKQFGKGAIMRLGAAQARMTVECIPTGSIALDMALGIGGIPRGRVTEIFGGEGAGKSTLAQHIMAEAQKTGGLAAYIDAEHAMDPQYANACGVNLDELLISQPDTAEQALEITEALVRSGALDVVVIDSVAALVPRAEIEGEMGDTHVGLQARLMSQALRKLTAVISRSRTAVIFINQLREKVGIMFGNPEVTPGGRALKFYSSVRIDLRRIDSIKQGVDITGNRVKAKVVKNKVAPPFKVAEFDIMFASGISREGGVIDLGAAQGIIKKSGSFFSFGETRLGQGRENAKEYLRQNKDLAQEIEKQIRAISLPVGAITSSEETESEPQSISSLN, encoded by the coding sequence ATGTCCACAGACAAGGCTAAATCCCTGGAGTTGGCTATCAGCCAGGTTGAGAAACAATTCGGCAAGGGAGCAATCATGCGCCTGGGCGCGGCTCAGGCCAGAATGACTGTGGAGTGTATCCCCACAGGTTCGATAGCGCTGGATATGGCTCTTGGAATAGGCGGGATCCCACGAGGGCGTGTAACCGAGATTTTCGGTGGTGAGGGGGCGGGAAAGTCAACGCTGGCTCAGCATATCATGGCCGAGGCTCAGAAAACGGGCGGATTGGCGGCATATATTGATGCGGAACACGCCATGGATCCGCAATATGCCAATGCCTGTGGAGTCAACCTGGATGAACTCCTGATCTCACAACCCGATACCGCAGAGCAAGCCCTGGAAATTACCGAGGCGTTAGTTCGAAGCGGTGCCCTGGATGTGGTGGTCATTGATAGCGTAGCTGCGCTGGTTCCCCGGGCCGAAATCGAAGGGGAGATGGGCGATACCCACGTGGGGCTGCAGGCAAGGCTAATGTCTCAAGCGCTGAGGAAGCTAACCGCGGTCATTAGTAGATCGCGAACCGCCGTCATCTTCATCAACCAGCTCAGGGAAAAAGTGGGGATCATGTTTGGCAATCCCGAGGTAACCCCTGGAGGCAGAGCTCTCAAGTTCTACAGCTCGGTGAGAATCGATTTGAGACGCATCGATAGTATCAAGCAGGGAGTCGATATCACCGGGAACCGGGTGAAGGCCAAGGTGGTCAAGAACAAGGTGGCTCCTCCGTTTAAGGTGGCTGAATTCGATATCATGTTCGCTTCAGGCATCAGCAGAGAGGGGGGGGTTATCGACCTTGGCGCTGCACAGGGGATAATTAAAAAGAGTGGATCATTTTTCTCCTTTGGGGAGACTCGCCTGGGGCAAGGGCGCGAGAATGCCAAGGAATACTTGCGTCAGAACAAAGACTTGGCTCAAGAGATCGAGAAACAGATCAGAGCCATCTCACTCCCTGTTGGAGCCATTACTTCCTCAGAAGAAACCGAATCCGAGCCTCAATCCATATCCTCTCTCAATTGA